A genome region from Glutamicibacter arilaitensis Re117 includes the following:
- a CDS encoding metal ABC transporter permease produces the protein MNFSDLVEKAFNFQDYALLLPLVSNSLIAGAVLGVVGGLIGIFIMMRDMAFAVHGIAELSFAGAAFALLIGADVVTGSVLGSLIAALILGFLGTRARDRNSITGVLMPFGLGLGILFISLYEGRSANKFGLLTGQIVAVDDVQLNGMLALSAVVVIALLLVWRPLTFASVDPVVANARGVRTSGLSIIFMMILALAVAVTIQVVGALLVLALLITPAAAAMRVSSNPIITVVLSIVFAELAVVGGILLALAGSLPISPYVTTISFVIYVICRGVEAMRSPRRHQV, from the coding sequence ATGAACTTTTCCGACCTCGTAGAAAAAGCCTTTAACTTCCAGGACTACGCGTTGCTGCTTCCTTTGGTCAGTAACTCATTGATTGCCGGCGCTGTCCTAGGCGTCGTCGGCGGCCTGATTGGCATCTTCATCATGATGCGCGACATGGCATTTGCCGTGCACGGCATCGCTGAACTCTCTTTTGCCGGTGCGGCTTTTGCGTTGCTGATCGGCGCCGATGTGGTCACCGGTTCGGTATTGGGCTCACTGATCGCCGCCCTGATTCTCGGCTTCCTCGGGACCAGGGCCAGAGATCGTAATTCTATTACCGGTGTGCTCATGCCCTTCGGCCTGGGCCTGGGCATCTTGTTCATCTCGCTATACGAGGGACGAAGCGCCAATAAGTTCGGCTTGCTGACTGGACAGATCGTTGCCGTGGATGACGTGCAGCTCAATGGAATGCTGGCGCTTTCTGCTGTGGTGGTGATCGCGTTGCTGCTCGTTTGGCGCCCGCTGACCTTCGCGTCGGTGGATCCCGTAGTTGCCAACGCCCGTGGCGTGCGCACCTCTGGCCTGTCGATTATCTTCATGATGATTCTGGCGTTGGCTGTTGCCGTGACAATTCAAGTTGTCGGTGCCTTGCTGGTATTGGCATTGCTGATCACGCCAGCTGCAGCGGCCATGCGAGTGAGCTCCAATCCGATCATCACCGTTGTGCTCTCGATTGTGTTTGCCGAACTTGCTGTTGTGGGCGGCATTCTGCTGGCATTGGCCGGTTCTTTGCCTATCAGCCCATACGTCACCACGATTTCCTTCGTGATCTACGTAATCTGCCGTGGAGTGGAAGCCATGCGTTCCCCGCGCCGGCACCAGGTCTAG
- a CDS encoding maleylpyruvate isomerase family mycothiol-dependent enzyme produces MRKIPAHEIWPMVHAERLALIDDLETLDAASWEVPSLCAGWSVHDVAAHLADNARTTFFRLFIAMAKAGFSLDRQNDNGVAEMKASAPEGTLQKLVEVAALRCTPPVPVASRLVEEIAHGEDIRRAVGLQRSYPKKALEPAIRYQAATPQGVGGAKELASKVQLCSQDGTFRLGIGPQIVGSRLELLMLLSGRGEHATGLSGPGMALVRQGA; encoded by the coding sequence ATGCGTAAAATTCCAGCCCATGAAATCTGGCCGATGGTCCATGCTGAACGCCTTGCGTTAATCGACGATCTGGAAACCTTGGACGCGGCCTCATGGGAGGTTCCTTCGCTTTGTGCCGGTTGGAGTGTCCATGACGTAGCAGCCCATCTGGCGGATAACGCTCGGACGACGTTCTTCCGCCTGTTTATCGCCATGGCCAAGGCCGGATTCAGCCTGGACCGGCAGAACGACAATGGCGTAGCTGAGATGAAAGCTTCGGCTCCTGAGGGAACACTGCAGAAGCTCGTTGAGGTTGCAGCGTTGCGCTGCACCCCGCCGGTGCCTGTGGCCAGCCGCTTGGTCGAGGAAATTGCCCATGGGGAAGATATCCGACGTGCTGTGGGCCTGCAACGGTCTTATCCAAAAAAGGCGCTGGAACCGGCAATCAGATATCAGGCTGCCACCCCGCAAGGCGTTGGTGGAGCCAAGGAACTGGCGAGCAAGGTCCAGCTATGCAGCCAGGACGGGACTTTCCGCTTGGGGATCGGCCCACAGATTGTTGGAAGTCGCCTTGAACTGCTGATGCTGCTAAGCGGACGTGGCGAGCATGCGACAGGTCTATCCGGTCCGGGGATGGCCTTGGTGCGCCAAGGCGCATAA
- a CDS encoding HNH endonuclease: MSAAKVHGNGLAPASDQEELDSHLIQLENDLSRIQDHGSKTQCAQAIASIEERISSLRYQQAGLAHQLEKEVLRENEERGTNIDDQVRGAASQVAIARKRPQRGSRSFLSNCRILFEDTPNIASAYSRGEFTEAQIQAMLTPLQDVRPLRRSQFDEIFGQNPDMFESMGPKRIKETVTNFTVKYTSDREDKKLKEANAERYVRFHKDREAGCVFLHARLPIVGGTGLQMTLREQSLRIKRKGDPRTRTQIQADLLSRYMFFDENAEQKINVQLGLIMTDKSLFMGDREPAYLEGYGFIPAQTARELIGGHQIPNELTFEEMEAKITPENIERIEVMTEITRLYTAPGDQELITMDSKARIFPEKLKKFIRIRDRHCRTPFCDGLVEETDHVTQFARGGKTSVSNSAGRCEICNKAKQAPGWYEYTAFRDNYSMMICPGSTMSYRSTAPPATGYMHKPFPQLMRDSKWFKDFKERLKNPDPPQIDDS, encoded by the coding sequence ATGTCCGCAGCAAAGGTGCACGGAAACGGCCTAGCCCCCGCGAGCGATCAGGAAGAGCTAGATTCCCACCTGATCCAGCTGGAAAACGACCTGTCGAGGATCCAAGACCACGGCAGCAAAACACAGTGCGCCCAAGCCATCGCCTCCATCGAAGAGCGGATTTCCTCCCTTCGCTACCAGCAAGCTGGCCTGGCTCATCAGCTGGAAAAAGAAGTCCTGCGCGAAAATGAAGAACGCGGCACAAACATCGATGACCAGGTCCGCGGAGCAGCCAGCCAGGTAGCCATTGCCCGTAAGCGCCCGCAACGCGGTTCTCGCAGTTTCCTGTCCAATTGCCGCATCCTCTTCGAAGACACCCCTAACATCGCCAGCGCTTACTCACGCGGTGAATTTACCGAAGCACAGATTCAAGCGATGCTCACTCCCCTGCAAGATGTCCGGCCATTACGCCGGTCCCAGTTTGACGAGATATTCGGGCAGAACCCAGACATGTTTGAATCCATGGGCCCCAAGCGCATCAAGGAAACCGTCACCAACTTCACCGTTAAATACACCTCTGACCGTGAAGACAAAAAGCTCAAGGAAGCCAACGCCGAACGCTACGTCCGCTTCCACAAAGACCGCGAAGCAGGATGCGTTTTCCTCCACGCACGGCTTCCCATTGTCGGCGGCACCGGTTTGCAGATGACATTGCGAGAGCAATCCCTGCGCATCAAGCGCAAGGGTGATCCACGCACGCGCACCCAGATTCAGGCAGACTTGCTCTCCCGCTACATGTTCTTCGATGAAAATGCGGAACAGAAGATCAATGTCCAGCTCGGTCTGATCATGACCGATAAATCATTGTTCATGGGAGATCGCGAACCCGCTTACCTGGAAGGCTACGGCTTCATTCCTGCCCAGACAGCCCGGGAACTGATTGGCGGCCACCAAATCCCCAACGAACTGACCTTCGAGGAAATGGAAGCCAAAATTACCCCGGAAAATATTGAGCGGATCGAAGTAATGACCGAAATAACGCGTCTTTACACCGCACCCGGGGATCAGGAACTGATCACGATGGATTCTAAAGCCCGGATCTTCCCGGAGAAGCTCAAGAAGTTCATCAGAATCCGTGACCGGCACTGCCGCACCCCATTCTGCGACGGGCTGGTCGAAGAAACTGACCACGTGACCCAATTTGCCCGCGGCGGCAAGACCAGCGTGTCCAATTCTGCCGGTCGCTGCGAAATCTGCAATAAGGCAAAACAAGCTCCCGGGTGGTACGAGTACACCGCATTCCGGGATAACTATTCGATGATGATCTGTCCGGGTTCAACAATGTCCTATCGGTCCACTGCTCCCCCGGCAACCGGATACATGCATAAGCCGTTCCCGCAATTAATGCGCGATTCCAAATGGTTCAAGGACTTCAAAGAACGGCTGAAAAATCCCGACCCGCCACAGATCGACGACAGCTAG
- a CDS encoding Fur family transcriptional regulator: MSQPETRVTKQRLAVTEALTEVDDFATAQQLHRWLQDSEKKVSLATVYRLLQSMADDGLVDVLRSGDGEARFRRCVTEVHHHHLVCRVCSKTVEVLAPSVERWAARVAAEHDFSDPEHTVEIYGLCADCRAISKTDSTPAS; this comes from the coding sequence ATGTCCCAGCCAGAAACCCGGGTCACCAAGCAGCGCCTGGCCGTCACCGAGGCACTGACCGAGGTCGATGATTTCGCCACCGCCCAGCAGCTGCACCGCTGGCTGCAGGATTCAGAGAAGAAGGTTTCGCTGGCGACGGTGTACCGCCTGCTGCAGTCCATGGCCGATGACGGCCTGGTCGACGTGCTGCGCAGCGGCGATGGCGAAGCGCGCTTCCGCCGATGCGTGACCGAGGTGCACCACCACCACTTGGTCTGCCGCGTCTGCTCCAAGACCGTGGAAGTCCTGGCCCCCTCCGTGGAGCGCTGGGCCGCCCGCGTCGCTGCCGAACATGATTTCTCCGACCCGGAGCACACGGTGGAGATCTATGGTCTCTGCGCTGACTGCCGCGCCATATCCAAAACGGATTCCACCCCGGCTTCCTAG
- a CDS encoding MBL fold metallo-hydrolase gives MRITPRGHSCIELATIDGKVLLDPGGFSQLENAFDGINAVLITHEHADHADQPAIIEALETNSVLELYAPAALAKALREQLPPAAQSQVVVVKAGSDFIVGGIRVRTFGGTHATIHHTIPRIANVGYLLGDRAVGQLEVFHPGDSYEVPFGAQPDVLMLPVMAPWGKMAEAADFAVSVNARCWMPIHDGLLNEQGLGLFDRQLGAIAARQGCTYLRVEQGIEHDLQKMVGGKQ, from the coding sequence ATGCGTATCACACCAAGGGGCCATTCCTGCATTGAATTGGCCACGATCGACGGCAAGGTATTACTGGATCCGGGCGGTTTTTCGCAGCTTGAGAACGCGTTCGACGGCATCAATGCCGTGTTGATCACCCACGAGCATGCCGACCACGCCGACCAGCCGGCCATCATCGAGGCCCTGGAAACGAACTCGGTGCTGGAGCTGTACGCACCGGCCGCACTGGCCAAGGCGCTGCGCGAGCAGCTGCCCCCAGCGGCGCAATCCCAGGTGGTGGTCGTGAAGGCCGGCTCCGACTTCATCGTCGGCGGCATCCGGGTGCGGACCTTTGGCGGCACGCATGCGACCATCCACCATACGATTCCGCGCATCGCCAATGTCGGTTACCTGCTGGGGGACCGGGCGGTGGGGCAGCTGGAGGTCTTCCACCCGGGTGACAGCTACGAGGTGCCTTTCGGCGCGCAGCCAGATGTGCTGATGCTGCCGGTGATGGCGCCGTGGGGCAAGATGGCCGAGGCCGCGGACTTCGCGGTATCGGTTAACGCCAGGTGCTGGATGCCGATCCACGACGGTCTGCTCAACGAGCAAGGACTGGGGCTGTTCGACCGCCAGCTCGGGGCTATCGCCGCGCGCCAGGGATGCACCTACCTGCGGGTGGAACAGGGCATCGAACATGATTTGCAGAAAATGGTGGGAGGCAAGCAGTGA
- a CDS encoding sulfurtransferase, translating into MNPLISASQLREALAAGQKPVLLDVRWVLGRDDGAQSYAAGHIPGAVFVDLEKELSSAPGEHTGRHPLPLPADFEAAARSWGINAESHVVVYDNSGALAAARAWWVLRHAGFDAVQVLDGGLAAWSDAGGELALGYQQPAAGTVSLSWGRMPVVEFDELDALEGTLIDSRATARYLGIEEPVDPVAGHIPGALNRPTTDNLDAQMRFRNPEVLHDSFLKLDAQRSGSAAYCGSGITAAHQVLAAASAGIELALYPGSWSEYCSYTDAPVATSDEKHRR; encoded by the coding sequence ATGAACCCATTGATCAGCGCCAGTCAGCTTCGCGAAGCGCTGGCTGCCGGGCAGAAGCCGGTCTTATTGGATGTGCGTTGGGTGCTGGGCCGCGATGACGGGGCGCAGAGCTATGCCGCCGGGCATATTCCTGGCGCGGTGTTCGTGGACCTGGAAAAGGAGCTTTCGTCCGCACCGGGCGAGCACACCGGGCGCCACCCGCTGCCGCTGCCGGCGGATTTCGAAGCTGCCGCGCGCAGCTGGGGGATCAACGCCGAGAGCCACGTGGTGGTGTACGACAATTCCGGGGCGCTGGCCGCCGCGCGGGCCTGGTGGGTGCTGCGCCATGCCGGTTTCGATGCCGTGCAGGTGCTCGATGGCGGGCTGGCCGCCTGGAGCGATGCCGGCGGGGAACTGGCACTGGGCTATCAGCAGCCCGCTGCCGGCACTGTGTCCCTGTCCTGGGGCCGGATGCCGGTCGTGGAGTTCGACGAGCTCGATGCGCTGGAAGGAACGCTGATCGATTCGCGGGCCACCGCACGCTACCTGGGCATCGAGGAACCGGTGGATCCGGTGGCCGGGCACATCCCCGGGGCGCTGAACCGCCCCACCACCGACAACCTCGACGCGCAGATGCGCTTCCGCAACCCCGAGGTGCTGCATGATAGTTTCTTGAAGCTCGATGCCCAGCGCAGCGGATCGGCCGCCTACTGCGGATCCGGGATCACCGCGGCGCATCAGGTATTGGCCGCGGCCAGTGCCGGGATTGAACTGGCGCTGTACCCGGGAAGCTGGTCGGAATACTGCTCCTACACCGATGCGCCGGTGGCCACCAGCGATGAGAAGCACCGCCGCTAG
- a CDS encoding HIT family protein, whose product MSTLFTKIINGEIPGHFVWKDETCVGFLSIGPLSDGHTLVVPREEVDEFTDASDELVAHLTLVATKIGRTQKRVFTSQRAGLMIAGFEVPHLHVHVWPTNSLADFDLSNAADNPDPAAMDNNAEALRAGLREDGHGEFVPEA is encoded by the coding sequence ATGAGTACGCTGTTCACCAAGATCATCAACGGGGAAATCCCGGGCCACTTCGTGTGGAAGGACGAGACCTGTGTGGGCTTCTTGTCCATCGGGCCGCTGTCCGATGGGCACACCCTGGTCGTTCCGCGCGAAGAGGTCGACGAGTTCACCGATGCCTCCGATGAGCTGGTGGCGCACCTGACACTGGTCGCCACGAAGATCGGACGCACGCAGAAGCGCGTTTTCACCTCCCAGCGCGCCGGATTGATGATCGCCGGTTTCGAGGTGCCGCACCTGCATGTGCATGTGTGGCCGACCAACTCGCTGGCGGATTTCGACCTGTCCAATGCGGCCGATAATCCCGATCCGGCGGCCATGGACAATAACGCCGAAGCGCTGCGCGCGGGCCTGCGCGAGGATGGCCACGGGGAATTCGTTCCCGAAGCTTAA
- the hrpA gene encoding ATP-dependent RNA helicase HrpA, whose protein sequence is MALSITYPEALPVSARREDILAAVRENQVVVIAGETGSGKTTQLPKMLIELGLAEKGMIGHTQPRRLAARTVAERIAEEMGTEIGEEVGFHVRFTGEVSRKTKLKVMTDGILLAEIKRDKLLKKYSAIIIDEAHERSLNIDFLLGYLKQIMPKRPELKIIITSATIDPQRFAEHFGKALPSGEIEPAPILEVSGRTFPVELRYRPLQAEPALEEDEAAENSLEEERDPLDAVTDAVKELSREAPGDILIFFSGEREIRDAAEALRAMVTANKRLPRYEVLPLFARLSLAEQHRVFHPGGAPRIILATNVAETSLTVPGIKYVIDTGTARISRYSHRTKVQRLPIERVSQASANQRSGRCGRVSEGIAIRLYAESDYESRPQFTDPEILRTNLASVILQMISMGVVASATEVSSFPFVQPPEAKAITDGVNLLRELGALEQNKAAKLTETGRALAVLPLDVRLGRMIVESAQRGVAKEVMVLAAGLSIQDPRERPSEETGQRDRAVELHKRFADDKSDFIALLNLWAYLQEQQKELSSSAFRRLCKSEFINYLRVREWQDLFTQLRQLAKPLGITIPAAPIDPAANEDAVHKSLLSGLLGHIGLYDERKRDYLGARGTRFAIFPGSGLFKKSPTWVMSAELVETSRLWARTNAAIDPAWVEELAPHLLKRTHSEPHWSKRTGSVMGYEKVTLFGLPIIPRRQFHYWRVDKDLARELFIRHALVEGDWRTHHKFFAKNRALLEEVEELETRMRRHDLRISDEDLFAFYDARVGAEVYSERHFDRWWKQARATDPTLLDFDPEALLVEGDSVDERAFPTTWQLGSIHLPLSYEYNPAAAAGEGDGVSLSVPVVFLNQLDPARFAWLIPGLRHELLTALIRSMPKAIRKNFVPAPDVAGKALAMLEADFDPATDDLAESLALVLRRLRGMVVDPSVFDFSTLPAHLRFGFTVTDGAGKVLGSGDDLAALQYKFAAANRAALASGVNSPGAATGKPAVPGKPAAASKGQSKKKGAAATASAASGAWDQKSLDHWPQLASAGETLGDTLPAKVTTTVMGQQITAYPGLMDTGEKVDLSVFRTESERDAAHRTGVIRLLMLRLPPAGKFVISHLKNAEKLVFTQNPHGSIEKLIADCTMAAVDQLVPEKLPMNRAEFEALFEAVRAEQIDTVFTITAIVAKVFGSSTRINKDLKSTNSLAMFAAVTDIRSQLEQLIYPGFIAATGAAHLMRLPRYVQGIETRLEKLRGGAVTRDSQALVVIQKLEDEYDAALDRVPAGARVPAGLAQVKWMLEEMRISLFAQELGTAYSVSEKRIRKAIKDGLEQL, encoded by the coding sequence ATGGCGCTCAGCATTACGTATCCCGAAGCCCTTCCCGTCTCTGCCCGCCGCGAGGACATCCTCGCCGCGGTGCGCGAAAACCAGGTCGTGGTGATCGCCGGCGAAACCGGTTCGGGCAAAACCACCCAGCTTCCCAAGATGCTCATCGAACTCGGCCTGGCCGAGAAGGGCATGATCGGGCACACCCAGCCGCGCCGCCTGGCCGCGCGCACCGTGGCCGAGCGCATCGCCGAGGAAATGGGCACCGAAATCGGCGAGGAAGTCGGCTTCCACGTGCGCTTCACCGGCGAAGTTTCGCGCAAGACCAAGCTGAAAGTCATGACCGACGGCATCCTGCTGGCCGAAATCAAGCGCGACAAGCTGCTGAAGAAATACTCGGCGATCATCATCGACGAGGCCCATGAGCGTTCGCTGAACATCGACTTCCTGCTGGGCTACCTCAAGCAGATCATGCCCAAGCGTCCCGAGCTGAAGATCATCATCACCTCGGCCACCATCGACCCGCAGCGCTTCGCCGAGCACTTCGGCAAGGCACTTCCCAGCGGCGAAATCGAACCTGCCCCGATCCTCGAAGTGTCCGGCCGTACCTTCCCCGTAGAGCTGCGCTACCGCCCGCTGCAGGCCGAGCCGGCTTTGGAAGAAGACGAGGCCGCGGAGAACTCGCTGGAAGAAGAGCGCGACCCGCTGGATGCGGTCACCGACGCGGTCAAGGAACTGAGTCGCGAAGCACCCGGTGACATCCTGATCTTCTTCTCCGGCGAGCGCGAAATCCGCGATGCCGCCGAAGCCTTGCGCGCCATGGTCACCGCCAACAAGCGCCTGCCGCGCTATGAGGTGCTCCCCTTGTTCGCCCGGCTTTCGCTGGCCGAGCAGCACCGGGTCTTCCACCCCGGTGGCGCACCGCGCATCATCCTGGCCACCAACGTCGCCGAAACCTCGCTGACCGTGCCGGGCATCAAATACGTGATCGATACCGGTACCGCCCGCATTTCGCGCTATTCGCACCGCACCAAGGTGCAGCGCCTGCCGATCGAGCGCGTTTCCCAGGCCAGCGCCAATCAGCGTTCGGGTCGTTGCGGCCGTGTGTCCGAGGGCATCGCCATCCGCCTGTACGCCGAGTCCGACTACGAGTCGCGCCCTCAGTTCACCGACCCGGAAATCCTGCGCACCAACCTGGCCAGCGTGATCCTGCAGATGATCTCCATGGGCGTGGTCGCCTCGGCCACCGAGGTGTCCAGCTTCCCGTTTGTCCAGCCGCCCGAGGCCAAGGCCATTACCGATGGCGTGAACCTGCTGCGCGAACTCGGTGCGCTGGAGCAGAACAAGGCCGCGAAGCTGACCGAGACCGGTCGGGCGCTGGCGGTGCTGCCGCTGGATGTGCGCCTGGGCCGGATGATTGTCGAATCCGCGCAGCGCGGGGTCGCCAAGGAAGTGATGGTGCTGGCCGCTGGCCTGAGCATCCAGGACCCGCGCGAGCGTCCCAGCGAGGAGACCGGGCAGCGTGATCGTGCCGTGGAGCTGCATAAGCGCTTCGCCGATGACAAGTCCGACTTCATTGCGCTGCTGAATCTGTGGGCCTACCTGCAGGAGCAGCAGAAGGAATTGTCCTCATCGGCCTTCCGCCGGCTGTGCAAGTCCGAATTCATCAACTACCTGCGCGTACGCGAATGGCAGGATCTGTTCACCCAGCTGCGCCAGCTGGCCAAGCCGCTGGGCATCACCATCCCGGCCGCACCGATCGATCCGGCGGCCAACGAGGATGCTGTGCACAAGTCGCTGCTCTCCGGGCTGCTGGGGCACATTGGCCTCTATGATGAGCGCAAGCGCGACTACCTGGGCGCGCGCGGCACCCGTTTTGCGATCTTCCCCGGCTCGGGCCTGTTCAAGAAGTCCCCGACCTGGGTGATGTCCGCCGAGCTGGTGGAAACCTCGCGGCTGTGGGCCCGGACCAATGCGGCCATTGACCCCGCATGGGTGGAGGAGCTGGCTCCGCACCTGCTCAAGCGCACCCATTCGGAGCCGCACTGGTCCAAGCGCACCGGTTCGGTGATGGGCTATGAGAAGGTCACGCTCTTCGGGCTGCCGATCATCCCGCGCCGCCAGTTCCACTATTGGCGGGTGGACAAGGATTTGGCCCGCGAGCTGTTCATCCGCCATGCCCTGGTGGAGGGCGATTGGCGTACCCACCACAAGTTCTTCGCCAAGAACCGGGCGCTGCTCGAAGAGGTCGAAGAGCTCGAAACCCGCATGCGCCGCCATGACCTGCGCATTTCCGATGAGGATCTGTTCGCGTTCTACGACGCGCGGGTGGGCGCCGAGGTCTACTCCGAACGCCACTTCGACCGCTGGTGGAAGCAGGCGCGGGCCACCGATCCAACGCTGCTGGACTTCGATCCCGAGGCGCTGCTGGTTGAGGGCGACTCGGTGGATGAGAGAGCATTCCCCACCACCTGGCAGCTGGGCAGCATCCACCTGCCCCTGAGCTATGAGTACAACCCGGCCGCTGCGGCCGGGGAGGGCGATGGCGTGTCGCTGAGCGTTCCGGTGGTGTTCTTGAACCAGCTGGATCCTGCGCGCTTCGCGTGGCTGATCCCGGGGTTGCGCCATGAGCTGCTCACCGCGCTGATCCGTTCCATGCCCAAGGCGATCCGCAAGAACTTCGTGCCAGCCCCGGATGTGGCGGGCAAGGCGCTGGCCATGCTGGAGGCGGACTTCGACCCGGCCACCGATGACCTGGCCGAATCCCTGGCCCTGGTGCTGCGCCGGCTGCGCGGCATGGTGGTCGATCCTTCGGTCTTCGATTTCTCGACGCTGCCTGCGCACCTGCGCTTCGGCTTCACCGTGACCGATGGGGCCGGCAAGGTGCTGGGCAGCGGCGATGACCTGGCCGCCTTGCAGTACAAGTTCGCCGCAGCCAACCGCGCCGCACTGGCCAGCGGGGTCAACTCCCCCGGGGCCGCCACCGGCAAGCCTGCTGTGCCTGGCAAGCCTGCGGCCGCGTCAAAGGGGCAGTCCAAGAAGAAGGGGGCCGCGGCCACCGCCTCGGCGGCCAGCGGCGCCTGGGACCAGAAGTCGCTGGATCATTGGCCGCAGTTGGCCTCCGCTGGGGAAACCCTGGGCGATACGCTGCCTGCTAAGGTCACCACCACGGTGATGGGCCAGCAGATCACCGCCTACCCGGGGCTGATGGACACCGGCGAGAAGGTCGACCTGAGCGTTTTCCGCACCGAGTCCGAACGCGATGCCGCGCACCGCACCGGCGTCATCCGGTTGCTGATGCTGCGCTTGCCGCCTGCCGGGAAGTTCGTGATTTCGCACCTGAAGAACGCTGAGAAGCTGGTGTTCACGCAGAATCCGCACGGGTCCATCGAGAAGCTGATTGCCGACTGCACCATGGCCGCCGTGGACCAGCTGGTGCCCGAGAAGCTGCCGATGAATCGCGCCGAATTCGAGGCGCTGTTCGAGGCGGTGCGTGCCGAGCAGATCGACACGGTCTTCACGATCACCGCGATCGTGGCGAAGGTCTTCGGCTCCTCCACGCGGATCAACAAGGACCTGAAGAGCACCAACTCCTTGGCCATGTTCGCCGCGGTCACCGATATCCGCTCGCAGCTTGAGCAGCTGATCTATCCGGGGTTCATCGCGGCCACCGGAGCAGCGCACCTGATGCGCCTGCCACGCTATGTGCAGGGCATCGAGACGCGCTTGGAGAAGCTGCGCGGCGGTGCGGTCACCCGTGATTCGCAGGCCCTGGTGGTCATCCAGAAGCTGGAAGACGAATATGATGCGGCCTTGGATCGGGTTCCTGCCGGGGCCCGGGTGCCGGCAGGTCTGGCGCAGGTGAAGTGGATGCTGGAGGAAATGCGCATCTCGCTGTTCGCCCAGGAATTGGGCACCGCCTATTCGGTCAGCGAAAAGCGCATCCGCAAGGCCATCAAGGACGGGCTGGAGCAACTGTAG
- a CDS encoding ABC transporter substrate-binding protein — MKSFTAMKFAAIAAAGALALTACGGSEPEGSAAGGDDAVKIGISQFVSHPSLDAVVTGFKAGMEEAGYTGDKISYDENNAETDQATNTSIAGKLAADSDIDLVLAVATPSAQAAAQAITNIPVLFSAVTDPVDAKLVASNEAPGANVTGTSDMNPVDEQLQLLKELAPDAKKVGIVYSSGEANSAVQVKMAKEAAKSLGLTIEEAAVSASSEVQQAASSLDVDAYYVPTDNAVVSALEGLLQVAQKNGVPVISADGESVKRGATATYGINYEKLGEQTAAMAVKLLKGEAEPATLPVETISEVDLYLNEDAAKKVGIEFTDEMKAEAVEVY, encoded by the coding sequence ATGAAGAGCTTCACCGCCATGAAATTCGCTGCCATCGCAGCCGCTGGTGCACTGGCCTTGACCGCCTGCGGCGGCAGCGAACCGGAAGGCAGCGCCGCCGGGGGCGACGACGCTGTCAAGATCGGCATCTCGCAGTTCGTCTCGCACCCTTCACTTGACGCAGTCGTCACCGGCTTCAAGGCCGGCATGGAAGAAGCAGGCTACACCGGCGACAAGATCAGCTACGACGAGAACAACGCCGAAACCGATCAGGCGACCAATACCTCGATCGCCGGCAAGCTCGCCGCCGATTCGGATATCGATCTGGTACTGGCGGTGGCTACCCCTTCGGCACAGGCCGCAGCGCAGGCGATCACCAACATCCCGGTACTCTTCTCCGCAGTAACCGATCCGGTTGACGCCAAGCTGGTTGCCTCCAACGAAGCACCGGGCGCCAACGTCACCGGTACCTCGGACATGAACCCGGTTGACGAGCAGCTTCAGCTGCTCAAGGAGCTGGCGCCGGATGCCAAGAAGGTCGGCATCGTCTACTCCTCGGGTGAAGCCAACTCGGCAGTCCAGGTCAAGATGGCCAAGGAAGCTGCCAAGTCACTGGGGTTGACCATCGAGGAAGCAGCAGTTTCGGCTTCCAGCGAAGTCCAGCAGGCAGCCAGCTCGCTGGATGTCGACGCGTACTACGTGCCAACTGACAACGCAGTGGTTTCCGCCTTGGAAGGCCTGCTGCAGGTAGCCCAGAAGAACGGTGTTCCCGTGATCTCCGCTGATGGCGAGTCCGTCAAGCGCGGCGCTACTGCAACCTACGGCATCAACTACGAGAAGCTGGGCGAGCAGACCGCTGCCATGGCCGTGAAGCTGCTCAAGGGCGAAGCTGAACCAGCCACCCTGCCAGTGGAAACCATCTCCGAAGTTGATCTCTACCTGAATGAAGACGCCGCCAAGAAGGTCGGCATCGAATTCACCGATGAGATGAAGGCTGAAGCCGTCGAGGTCTACTAG